In a single window of the Portunus trituberculatus isolate SZX2019 chromosome 9, ASM1759143v1, whole genome shotgun sequence genome:
- the LOC123501196 gene encoding bestrophin-2-like isoform X1, whose product MTVTYTTKVSNTSFCGFSKLLFRWRGSVFKLLAADLLVYFLLYFSVAAIYRFALRENEKRVFEKIAITCEYFRNVFPISFVLGFYVTIVVQRWWEQYMLIPWPDTVCIMAATYIEGQDERGRMLRRSFARYINLAFALAFSRISPRVARRLSTYQKYIDAGYMTQDERVIFEMMDACSQHHKIWMPLVWASFIVRQARREGRCPDDHGQKAVVTEITNLRYNCGKLQEYHTMSVPLVYTQVVTLATYSYFAFSILGRQFLDPAQGYENHSVDFYVPIFTLFQFVFYVGWLKVAESLLNPFGDDDDDFETTEFLDRHLEVSYMIVDNMHKLYPDVLHPPGSKDLAAPLNNVLARPRPVDSPPSKAASLSGQSEGEKSPVVKYCTELVDGLVPRSVQLPSSPSSSLPRTSKSPSTPPYKQVSIVLQGGTAAGSEPTPTAKLVSFTPSPIHHPATTTTTATTATTTTDTSPAEPQHKQQSSTTHDSTTKAKIRQYTNPGFLK is encoded by the exons ATGACGGTCACTTACACCACCAAAGTCTCCAACACCAGTTTCTGCGGATTTTCCAAGCTTCTGTTCAG ATGGCGTGGGAGTGTCTTCAAGTTACTCGCCGCTGACCTCCTTGTTTACTTCTTGCTCTATTTCTCTGTGGCAGCCATCTACAGGTTCGCCTTAcgggagaatgagaaaag AGTGTTTGAGAAGATCGCCATAACGTGTGAGTACTTCCGTAACGTGTTCCCGATCTCCTTCGTGCTGGGTTTCTACGTGACAATCGTGGTGCAGCGGTGGTGGGAGCAGTACATGTTGATCCCATGGCCAGACACAGTGTGCATCATGGCCGCCACCTATATAGAGGGCCag GACGAGCGAGGCAGGATGTTGCGCCGCTCCTTCGCTCGCTACATCAACCTCGCCTTCGCCCTCGCCTTCTCTAGGATATCGCCCAGGGTAGCAAGGCGCCTCTCCACCTACCAGAAGTACATtgacgcag gctACATGACACAGGATGAGAGAGTGATCTTTGAAATGATGGACGCCTGTTCACAACACCACAAGATCTGGATGCCTCTGGTCTGGGCGTCCTTCATCGTGCGGCAGGCGAGGCGGGAGGGTCGCTGCCCAGACGACCACGGACAGAAGGCGGTGGTCACGGAGATCACTAACTTGAGGTACAACTGTGGGAAGCTTCAAGAGTACCATACCATGAGTGTTCCTCTCGTCTATAcgcag GTGGTCACGCTCGCCACTTACTCCTACTTCGCCTTCTCCATACTCGGCCGGCAGTTCTTGGACCCGGCGCAGGGCTATGAGAACCACTCCGTTGACTTCTACGTGCCAATCTTCACGCTCTTCCAGTTTGTGTTCTACGTCGGCTGGCTCAAAGTGGCCGAGTCTCTTCTTAACCcctttggtgatgatgatgacgattttGAGACCACTGAGTTCCTGGATCGACACTTGGAG GTGTCCTACATGATCGTGGACAACATGCACAAGCTCTACCCTGACGTGCTGCACCCGCCAGGCTCCAAGGATCTCGCAGCGCCTCTCAACAACGTACTGGCCCGCCCCCGACCTGTAGATTCCCCACCCAGCAAGGCAGCGTCACTCAGCGGGCAGTCGGAGGGAGAAAAGTCGCCTGTGGttaag tactgcACGGAATTAGTGGACGGCCTGGTTCCCCGAAGTGTTCAGCTACCGAGCAGCCCTTCCTCGTCCCTTccaag GACATCCAAGTCACCGTCCACACCCCCTTATAAACAAGTGAGCATCGTCCTGCAAGGCGGCACTGCGGCTGGGAGCGAGCCAACACCCACTGCTAAGCTTGTCTCTTTCACGCCCTCTCCCATTCACCAccccgccactaccaccaccaccgccacaactgccaccaccaccacggacaCCTCCCCAGCAGAGCCCCAGCACAAGCAGCAGAGTAGCACCACACATGACAGTACCACGAAGGCTAAGATTCGTCAGTACACCAACCCAGGCTTTCTCAAATga
- the LOC123501195 gene encoding centrosomal protein of 83 kDa-like isoform X2, whose amino-acid sequence MSSTDSLDEQALAADTPSLVVGGGRHFHRSLATYRYENALVKTELAATLDRHRREMEELRLKYESQVREMERQRQEVEEQLAHFKEIHMEKEAQLHQTNIHMQHKGLEEDLAASVRKLEKLQQEKTRAEEGMGEAKFSWQNREQHLRTDNDRLCKEGEELRRELEKERSSVREVTAALATERHHHQLIKSRVSEVEQHCQVQLTLAEAQAAQLRQEKAQEEAAAAKRIDEVVGLLEEERAVVARVREGSATRLKEVEKCMAEESQAHLSSTQQLSSHNAELQQEVKALEDKVQSLEQQRESGVREVREQLKATMEKLQAAEKEAAVAGARLASVEDLERLLRQERESSSSLRQELHHCQAEVQEMKAMNAELHQNLQQIGDKLRVVQGQQEAAQAEVQREQTDRVKVVADLRAAHQEEAERLRSRITTLETYLAGKSAKYLEDTSLLRQKLHTYAKLIKKLRHKLELGALQVEQLEAQRAALQDNVPAHQHAHLQTQLQALTRKHNEFAAFLHGLSQFQSSLPEMAELTSCVGMLNQKLNEMEEDQRQCLSDLDSL is encoded by the exons ATGAGCAGCACAGACAGTTTGGACGAGCAAGCCTTGGCTGCCGACACACCCTCCCTGGTGGTGGGAGGTGGCCGTCACTTCCACCGTTCCCTGGCCACCTACCGCTACGAGAATGCCCTGGTCAAGACGGAGCTGGCGGCCACGCTGGACAGACACAGGCGGGAGATGGAGGAACTGAGACTCAAGTATgagagtcag GTGCGGGAGATGGAGAGGCAGCggcaggaggtggaagagcAGCTGGCCCACTTCAAAGAGATCCACATGGAGAAGGAGGCACAGCTCCACCAGACCAACATCCACATGCAGCACAAG GGACTCGAGGAGGACCTGGCTGCCAGTGTTAGGAAGCTAGAAAAGTTGCAACAAGAAAAGACCAGAGCAGAGGAAGGCATGGGGGAGGCCAAGTTCTCGTGGCAGAACAGGGAGCAACACCTTAGGACAGACAATGACAGGCTGTGCAAGGAAGGCGAGGAGCTACGGCGGGAGCTGGAGAAGGAGCGCAGCAGTGTGCGGGAGGTGACGGCGGCCCTCGCCACCGagaggcaccaccaccagctcatcAAG AGTCGTGTGAGTGAGGTGGAGCAGCACTGCCAGGTACAGCTGACTCTGGCTGAGGCACAGGCAGCACAGCTGAGACAGGAGAAAGCCCAGGAGGAAGCTGCTGCCGCCAAGCGTATTGATG AGGTGGTTggcctgctggaggaggagcgagCTGTGGTGGCGCGGGTGAGGGAAGGATCGGCCACCAGACttaaggaggtggagaagtgcATGGCCGAGGAGAGTCAGGCACACCTCTCCAGCACCCAGCAGCTGAGCTCCCACAATGCTGAGCTGCAGCAAGAAGTAAAG gCGCTGGAGGACAAAGTGCAGAGCCTGGAGCAGCAGCGCGAGAGTggtgtgagggaggtgagggagcagCTCAAGGCCACAATGGAAAAGCTCCaggcagcagagaaggaggcggCAGTGGCTGGGGCTCGGCTGGCCAGCGTGGAGGACCTGGAAAGGCTACTGcggcaggagagggagagctCCTCGTCCCTGCGGCAAGAGCTTCATCACTGCCAGGCCGAGGTGCAGGAGATGAAGGCCATGAATGCTGAACTCCACCAGAATCTCCAGCAGATTGGTGACAA gctgAGGGTGGTGCAAGGCCAGCAGGAGGCAGCCCAGGCTGAGGTGCAGAGGGAACAGACTGACAGGGTAAAGGTGGTGGCAGATCTCCGTGCTGCTCACCAGGAGGAGGCAGAGCGGCTAAGGAGCAGGATCACCACCCTGGAGACATACCTGGCAGGCAAGAGTGCCAAATACCTGGAGGACACTAGTCTTCTCCGCCAG AAGCTACACACTTATGCCAAGCTGATTAAGAAGCTGAGACACAAGTTGGAGTTAGGAGCACTGCAGGTGGAGCAGCTGGAAGCTCAGCGGGCAGCCCTGCAGGACAACGTGCCGGCCCACCAGCACGCACACCTCCAGACACAGCTGCAGGCACTCACCAGGAAGCACAATGAGTTTGCTGCCTTCTTGCACGGTCTGAGTCAGTTCCAGTCATCTCTTCCTGAG ATGGCAGAGCTGACCTCCTGTGTGGGGATGCTGAACCAGAAGCTcaatgagatggaggaggaccaGCGACAGTGTCTCTCGGACTTGGATTCCTTATGA
- the LOC123501196 gene encoding bestrophin-2-like isoform X2 yields the protein MTVTYTTKVSNTSFCGFSKLLFRWRGSVFKLLAADLLVYFLLYFSVAAIYRFALRENEKRVFEKIAITCEYFRNVFPISFVLGFYVTIVVQRWWEQYMLIPWPDTVCIMAATYIEGQDERGRMLRRSFARYINLAFALAFSRISPRVARRLSTYQKYIDAGYMTQDERVIFEMMDACSQHHKIWMPLVWASFIVRQARREGRCPDDHGQKAVVTEITNLRYNCGKLQEYHTMSVPLVYTQVVTLATYSYFAFSILGRQFLDPAQGYENHSVDFYVPIFTLFQFVFYVGWLKVAESLLNPFGDDDDDFETTEFLDRHLEVSYMIVDNMHKLYPDVLHPPGSKDLAAPLNNVLARPRPVDSPPSKAASLSGQSEGEKSPVVKSLSQCCIQWRRRASRCSRASPIRHNGDAYLDTYGAAKTPPVLHGISGRPGSPKCSATEQPFLVPSKDIQVTVHTPL from the exons ATGACGGTCACTTACACCACCAAAGTCTCCAACACCAGTTTCTGCGGATTTTCCAAGCTTCTGTTCAG ATGGCGTGGGAGTGTCTTCAAGTTACTCGCCGCTGACCTCCTTGTTTACTTCTTGCTCTATTTCTCTGTGGCAGCCATCTACAGGTTCGCCTTAcgggagaatgagaaaag AGTGTTTGAGAAGATCGCCATAACGTGTGAGTACTTCCGTAACGTGTTCCCGATCTCCTTCGTGCTGGGTTTCTACGTGACAATCGTGGTGCAGCGGTGGTGGGAGCAGTACATGTTGATCCCATGGCCAGACACAGTGTGCATCATGGCCGCCACCTATATAGAGGGCCag GACGAGCGAGGCAGGATGTTGCGCCGCTCCTTCGCTCGCTACATCAACCTCGCCTTCGCCCTCGCCTTCTCTAGGATATCGCCCAGGGTAGCAAGGCGCCTCTCCACCTACCAGAAGTACATtgacgcag gctACATGACACAGGATGAGAGAGTGATCTTTGAAATGATGGACGCCTGTTCACAACACCACAAGATCTGGATGCCTCTGGTCTGGGCGTCCTTCATCGTGCGGCAGGCGAGGCGGGAGGGTCGCTGCCCAGACGACCACGGACAGAAGGCGGTGGTCACGGAGATCACTAACTTGAGGTACAACTGTGGGAAGCTTCAAGAGTACCATACCATGAGTGTTCCTCTCGTCTATAcgcag GTGGTCACGCTCGCCACTTACTCCTACTTCGCCTTCTCCATACTCGGCCGGCAGTTCTTGGACCCGGCGCAGGGCTATGAGAACCACTCCGTTGACTTCTACGTGCCAATCTTCACGCTCTTCCAGTTTGTGTTCTACGTCGGCTGGCTCAAAGTGGCCGAGTCTCTTCTTAACCcctttggtgatgatgatgacgattttGAGACCACTGAGTTCCTGGATCGACACTTGGAG GTGTCCTACATGATCGTGGACAACATGCACAAGCTCTACCCTGACGTGCTGCACCCGCCAGGCTCCAAGGATCTCGCAGCGCCTCTCAACAACGTACTGGCCCGCCCCCGACCTGTAGATTCCCCACCCAGCAAGGCAGCGTCACTCAGCGGGCAGTCGGAGGGAGAAAAGTCGCCTGTGGttaag AGTCTGTCCCAGTGTTGCATCCAGTGGCGGCGACGGGCAAGCAGGTGCAGCCGAGCCTCCCCCATCCGCCACAACGGTGATGCCTACCTCGATACCTACGGCGCTGCAAAGACCCCGCCAG tactgcACGGAATTAGTGGACGGCCTGGTTCCCCGAAGTGTTCAGCTACCGAGCAGCCCTTCCTCGTCCCTTccaag GACATCCAAGTCACCGTCCACACCCCCTTATAA
- the LOC123501194 gene encoding mucin-5AC-like — MHVHFSRLLPFLTVLISVAVEGRWVLQHFPDDGERQAGGGSGGLSGSIQVSLRRLPDGSPQVTCYRKSRPSKKGYITFNLQDGHTLGQYSVQIDETSEGRGVSCQLVPGDGAARHHADRHSDKPSVGANTSARTDDISNPSRLGSTDATYNGITSPGIPTTLRYRRWASGTSNPSINPSTNASDIWTALPSVISAPGMPDVLRQQYEKLASCVRESGVLSDHAKTNHPLYESGVRFVTSPNKLSPTLKHYVCLVYDDIASLDTPNAASPMKETQLPIIHPPLPSSEPSSTPSSTSLTPPESSTPNDTSTATSTDTLETPPQEAVAKVSIPFSTEATPENEEELGDQSMTPSPPATSSTPREAETTPTSLPSTTPTPPATSSTLVDQVPSSAVNKVQYPNFRPDQESDFTFSLSSTLAATSPPMELDSTTPIPTTYEATSDTSDAEESGDSTVTPTTAASSTNGVTEESVSTPVTLSEHTVASTQTVPTPFPSMSEEEVVVVPLDYLSVRLTTYPQSDYLPTLKPDSEAIHTTPMMYLTDLPEAHQADEPGTESLPSTVTGYPRTYLPETHEPMAETGTPITKHSTTSLPIETRPTAPSTVPTTPVSGSSTSINPPVLDGTEHVEGETKTRIPDQVTLPHNMDNEDEAIHSSYRTFINLLHLRSVRQVFPLMTPRLG; from the exons ATGCACGTACATTTTTCAaggctccttcccttcctgacgGTGCTCATATCTGTG gcTGTGGAGGGTCGGTGGGTCCTGCAGCACTTCCCGGATGACGGAGAGCGACAGGCGGGTGGCGGGAGCGGCGGGTTGAGCGGCTCCATACAGGTGTCTCTTCGGCGCCTCCCTGACGGCAGCCCCCAAGTCACCTGCTACCGAAAGTCCAGACCCAGCAAGAAG GGATACATTACCTTCAACCTGCAAGACGGTCACACGCTGGGCCAGTACTCGGTGCAGATTGACGAGACCAGTGAGGGCAGGGGGGTGTCGTGCCAGCTGGTGCCGGGTGACGGGGCCGCACGTCACCATGCCGATAGACACAGTGATAAACCGTCAGTGGGAGCGAATACAAGCGCACGAACAGACGACATAAGCAACCCGTCAAGACTTGGCTCTACTGACGCTACTTATAATGGGATCACATCGCCAGGAATTCCAACTACACTTCGCTATCGACGCTGGGCAAGTGGCACAAGTAATCCGTCAATAAACCCATCCACTAACGCTTCTGACATCTGGACCGCTTTGCCCTCAGTAATAAGTGCCCCAGGGATGCCAGACGTTCTTCGCCAACAGTATGAAAAGCTTGCGTCTTGTGTGCGAGAAAGCGGCGTTCTTTCTGACCACGCCAAGACCAACCACCCGCTGTACGAGTCAGGGGTCAGATTCGTAACGTCCCCAAACAAGCTCTCCCCGACTCTGAAACATTACGTGTGTCTGGTGTATGATGACATCGCTTCCCTGGACACTCCTAATGCCGCCTCACCGATGAAAGAAACACAATTGCCGATTAtccatccacctcttccttccagtGAACCTTCCAGCACGCCTTCCAGTACATCCCTCACGCCTCCAGAGTCTTCCACACCTAATGACACAAGTACAGCCACCTCCACTGATACACTCGAAACGCCCCCGCAAGAAGCAGTGGCTAAAGTGTCAATACCGTTCTCTACTGAAGCCACTcctgaaaatgaggaggaattaGGTGACCAATCAATGACTCCAAGCCCACCTGCCACCTCCAGTACACCCAGGGAAGCAGAAACAACACCCACCAGTCTACCATCAACAACTCCAACCCCACCTGCGACTTCCAGTACACTCGTGGACCAAGTGCCTTCGTCTGCAGTGAATAAGGTACAATACCCCAATTTCCGACCAGACCAAGAGTCAGATTTCACCTTCAGTTTGTCCTCCACGCTTGCCgcaacatcaccaccaatgGAACTAGACTCAACGACTCCCATTCCCACTACTTATGAAGCCACGTCTGATACAAGTGATGCCGAAGAGAGTGGAGATTCTACTGTCACTCCTACAACTGCTGCCTCAAGTACAAATGGTGTAACTGAGGAGTCTGTATCCACACCTGTCACTCTTTCGGAGCACACAGTGGCTAGTACACAAACAGTACCTACACCCTTCCCCTCGATGAGTGAAGAAGAGGTGGTCGTTGTACCATTAGACTATCTTTCAGTCAGGCTCACTACTTACCCTCAATCTGACTATCTGCCAACACTAAAGCCAGACAGTGAAGCAATACACACAACACCTATGATGTACTTGACTGATCTCCCAGAGGCTCACCAGGCAGACGAACCAGGCACTGAGAGTCTACCTTCCACTGTCACGGGTTATCCCAGAACGTATTTGCCGGAAACACACGAACCAATGGCAGAAACTGGGACTCCTATTACTAAGCACTCTACGACTTCCCTGCCGATAGAAACCAGACCGACAGCACCTTCCACTGTTCCTACAACCCCCGTGTCAGGCTCTTCCACTTCCATAAACCCTCCAGTGCTTGATGGAACTGAACATGTGGAGGGTGAAACCAAGACTCGTATACCAGATCAAGTCACTCTCCCTCACAATATGGACAATGAAGATGAGGCAATACATTCAAGTTACAGGACATTTATAAATCTACTACACCTGAGATCAGTACGACAGGTGTTCCCTCTCATGACTCCACGACTGGGATGA
- the LOC123501195 gene encoding centrosomal protein of 83 kDa-like isoform X1 yields MSSTDSLDEQALAADTPSLVVGGGRHFHRSLATYRYENALVKTELAATLDRHRREMEELRLKYESQVREMERQRQEVEEQLAHFKEIHMEKEAQLHQTNIHMQHKVKGLEEDLAASVRKLEKLQQEKTRAEEGMGEAKFSWQNREQHLRTDNDRLCKEGEELRRELEKERSSVREVTAALATERHHHQLIKSRVSEVEQHCQVQLTLAEAQAAQLRQEKAQEEAAAAKRIDEVVGLLEEERAVVARVREGSATRLKEVEKCMAEESQAHLSSTQQLSSHNAELQQEVKALEDKVQSLEQQRESGVREVREQLKATMEKLQAAEKEAAVAGARLASVEDLERLLRQERESSSSLRQELHHCQAEVQEMKAMNAELHQNLQQIGDKLRVVQGQQEAAQAEVQREQTDRVKVVADLRAAHQEEAERLRSRITTLETYLAGKSAKYLEDTSLLRQKLHTYAKLIKKLRHKLELGALQVEQLEAQRAALQDNVPAHQHAHLQTQLQALTRKHNEFAAFLHGLSQFQSSLPEMAELTSCVGMLNQKLNEMEEDQRQCLSDLDSL; encoded by the exons ATGAGCAGCACAGACAGTTTGGACGAGCAAGCCTTGGCTGCCGACACACCCTCCCTGGTGGTGGGAGGTGGCCGTCACTTCCACCGTTCCCTGGCCACCTACCGCTACGAGAATGCCCTGGTCAAGACGGAGCTGGCGGCCACGCTGGACAGACACAGGCGGGAGATGGAGGAACTGAGACTCAAGTATgagagtcag GTGCGGGAGATGGAGAGGCAGCggcaggaggtggaagagcAGCTGGCCCACTTCAAAGAGATCCACATGGAGAAGGAGGCACAGCTCCACCAGACCAACATCCACATGCAGCACAAGGTTAAG GGACTCGAGGAGGACCTGGCTGCCAGTGTTAGGAAGCTAGAAAAGTTGCAACAAGAAAAGACCAGAGCAGAGGAAGGCATGGGGGAGGCCAAGTTCTCGTGGCAGAACAGGGAGCAACACCTTAGGACAGACAATGACAGGCTGTGCAAGGAAGGCGAGGAGCTACGGCGGGAGCTGGAGAAGGAGCGCAGCAGTGTGCGGGAGGTGACGGCGGCCCTCGCCACCGagaggcaccaccaccagctcatcAAG AGTCGTGTGAGTGAGGTGGAGCAGCACTGCCAGGTACAGCTGACTCTGGCTGAGGCACAGGCAGCACAGCTGAGACAGGAGAAAGCCCAGGAGGAAGCTGCTGCCGCCAAGCGTATTGATG AGGTGGTTggcctgctggaggaggagcgagCTGTGGTGGCGCGGGTGAGGGAAGGATCGGCCACCAGACttaaggaggtggagaagtgcATGGCCGAGGAGAGTCAGGCACACCTCTCCAGCACCCAGCAGCTGAGCTCCCACAATGCTGAGCTGCAGCAAGAAGTAAAG gCGCTGGAGGACAAAGTGCAGAGCCTGGAGCAGCAGCGCGAGAGTggtgtgagggaggtgagggagcagCTCAAGGCCACAATGGAAAAGCTCCaggcagcagagaaggaggcggCAGTGGCTGGGGCTCGGCTGGCCAGCGTGGAGGACCTGGAAAGGCTACTGcggcaggagagggagagctCCTCGTCCCTGCGGCAAGAGCTTCATCACTGCCAGGCCGAGGTGCAGGAGATGAAGGCCATGAATGCTGAACTCCACCAGAATCTCCAGCAGATTGGTGACAA gctgAGGGTGGTGCAAGGCCAGCAGGAGGCAGCCCAGGCTGAGGTGCAGAGGGAACAGACTGACAGGGTAAAGGTGGTGGCAGATCTCCGTGCTGCTCACCAGGAGGAGGCAGAGCGGCTAAGGAGCAGGATCACCACCCTGGAGACATACCTGGCAGGCAAGAGTGCCAAATACCTGGAGGACACTAGTCTTCTCCGCCAG AAGCTACACACTTATGCCAAGCTGATTAAGAAGCTGAGACACAAGTTGGAGTTAGGAGCACTGCAGGTGGAGCAGCTGGAAGCTCAGCGGGCAGCCCTGCAGGACAACGTGCCGGCCCACCAGCACGCACACCTCCAGACACAGCTGCAGGCACTCACCAGGAAGCACAATGAGTTTGCTGCCTTCTTGCACGGTCTGAGTCAGTTCCAGTCATCTCTTCCTGAG ATGGCAGAGCTGACCTCCTGTGTGGGGATGCTGAACCAGAAGCTcaatgagatggaggaggaccaGCGACAGTGTCTCTCGGACTTGGATTCCTTATGA